The following DNA comes from Acetomicrobium sp. S15 = DSM 107314.
AGTGAAAATATGACTCATTCATTGCACAGGCGTGGGGATGCAGAGTCCTTAAAACGCGACTACGTGCTGTTGTTTACGCCAGCTGCGGGCATCAATCACGAAGGCTCTCACGAAAAACTGGAAAAGATCATAGATATCATAGCCGAAGCCGGTCCAACCAATATAGGTTCTTACGACGTCAAGAAGAATATCTACGACGGCATAACCATAGAGGACGTAAAAAAGAACCTGAGCATGTCAAAAGTCCCCCGCGTGAGATGTTGCTTCAGCGACAAAAACAAAGTCCTTCAAGTTCTCAAAAAGGTGAAAGATGGAGACTTCGGCATATCAGTGACGGTGAGCGGCCTTATCGACGAAGTCTTAAACATGAGTAAAGAAATCAATTGCAAACCGCACTCCATAAATCTCTCCCTGGGCGTGTGGGGGCGAACCGAAAAACTGCCCGATGAAACCGTAATGGAAATCGTAACCATGTGCGGCCACGGCCTTCTTTCAAAAGCCCTCGTTAAAAAGGAAGCCGAGCTGGTGCGCAAGGGGAAAAAGAGCATACGACAGGCAGCCGAAGAACTGGCAAGGCCTTGTACGTGTGGTATTGTAAACGTAGATAGAGCTCAAGATATCCTTTCTCGATGGATAGCAAGAGATATGTAGGGACACTTACATTTTGTAAATACAAATATAAAGACATGAAGGAGGTATGTAAAAAATGAAAAAGTTAGTCACCTTGTTGGCGGTATTAGGGTTGATCTTGGGGCTTTGTAGTTTTGGACCAGCATGGGCTGCGTACCCAGAGAAGCCGATCACCCTTGTGGTGCCATTCTCTGCAGGTGGCGGAAGCGACGTCATGGCCCGTGCCATCGCCAAGGTCTTCCAGGATGAAAAGTTGTTGCCACAGCCGCTGGTCGTAGAAAACAGGCCCGGCGGCAGCGGTGCAGTAGGGTATGCCTATGTGGCAAGAAGAGCCGGCGATCCGTATATCATCGCGACCGTGAGTTCCAGCTTTTGGACCACACCCCTTACGGCGGAATCTCCGGTAAGCTACAAGGACTTCACGCCAATTTCAGGCCTAGGTCTCGACCCATTCCTTCTTATGGTAAACCCAAAATCACCATATAAAACTTTAGAGGATGTGATAAAAGCAGCCAAAGAAAAACCTATGGGGTTGACCATGGGCGGCACAAGCCTTTCTGACGACAGAGTCTGTACCGGGCTACTTGAAAAGGCCGCTGGCATCAAGTTTAACTACGTTCCTTTCGAGGGTGGTGGAGAAGCCATGACGGCACTCTTGGGAGGACATGTGGATCTATGCTGGGCTAACCCAGGAGAAGCGCTGAATCAGCTTGAGGCAGGAAGAGCTGTAGCATTAGCGGTGAGCGTGGAAGAACGTCTTGCAAAATTGCCAGACGTTCCTACTTTTTCTGAGGCTGGGTATCCCCAAGTGGTCCACTATCAACTCCGCGGCATTGTAGCGCCTAAAAATGTCCCTGAAGAAGCCGTAAAGGTATTAGAGGCGGCCTTCAAAAAACTTCACGATAGCCAAGCATGGCAGAAGGATTATATGGAGCGTTTTATGGTAATGTCTCGTTACTATAATGCCAAAGATTTTGCCAATGCCATAGTAGAGCGCAATGATGCCTATACGGTTGTGTATAAGGAAATAGGCGTGCTGAAGTAAACATAACTAAATTGAAATTATTGCACTATCTATAGGACCACAAGAACTTCAAGGGAAGGCTTGTTGCCTCCCCTTGAAGTTCTAAAAGAGAAAGAGGAGTGCTAAAAATGAAGCGAGGCACGCAAATATCGGCTGTAGTTTTGCTCCTCTTGGCAATTTATATTATGGTCACAAGCATAAACAAGTTGGGATATAAGCTCAACGGCTTGCCAGGGCCAGGCTACGCTCCATTTTGGATCGCCGTCTTTTTGGTCTTCTTCGCCTTGGGAGTACTGTGGGAGGCAAAGAGGCTGCCCGGCGGTTCTATATTCACACGGCAGACACTAAAGATGTTGGCCATATTGACCATAGCAGGCATCATCACCATTGTCCTTGCGCTGTTCTTAGGGCTCTTGACGAGCTTATCCCTTGTAGCTGGAGCTTTGGTATGGTTCCTGGGAGGCTCATTAAAACAAGCTGTCCTCACCGTTCCCACTGTAGGAATATGTTTTTACTTGCTCTTTCAAAGGCTCCTTATGGTGTCTTTCCCAAAAGGGCCTTTTGGCTTTTAGGGGGTTAATATTATGGAGACGCTCGAGCTGCTAATTGACGGTTTTGCTGTAGCTCTGCAAGGACAAAATCTCTTGGCTTGCCTGATAGGCGTAATCGGAGGCGTCACAATAGGTGCCTTGCCGGGCCTTGGCCCATCCACCGGCGTAGCCGTGCTGCTTCCTCTCACCTTTGGCAGAGATCCCACTACGGCCATCATCATGCTCGCCGGCATTTACTACGGAGCCATGTTTGGCGGAGCCATATCCTCGATACTCATTAATACTCCAGGCGACTCAGCAGCAGTGATGACGTGTGTAGATGGTAACCCTTTGGCCCAACAAGGGCGTGCTGGAGCCGCGCTTGGGATGGCATCCTTGGCATCGTTCATCGGCGGTACAATATCGATAATTATCTTCACGTTTTTGGCGCCCAAACTGGCCGAGGCAGTCCTTTGGTTCGGCCCCCCGGAATACTTCGCACTGATGGTCATGGGTCTTTCTACTGTATCAGGGCTCACCGGCAAATCCCCCTTCAAGGGCATGACATCCATGCTTGTAGGGTTAGCACTTTCCACAGTAGGCGTAGACCTGGTAACTGGTAAGCCGAGGTTCTGTTTTGGAAGGCCCGAACTGTTCAGCGGGATAGAGTTTATCACGGTAGCGCTGGGCCTTTTTGGTATTGCCGAGCTCATCAACCTGGCTGCGGGCGAAGGCGGGCAACTAAAGCGGACAGAAGTTAAGCTTTCTTTTAAAAATATGCTACCGAACAAGGAAGACTGGGGCCATTCTTGGCCTCACATTTTGCGCGGCACGTTTCTGGGCTTTTTTATAGGCATGCTTCCAGGGGCAGGAGGCACAATAGCCTCTTTCATTTCTTACTCCACGGCAAAGCGCAGATCTAAGAGACCGCAGCTCTTCGGCAAAGGGGCTATCGAAGGAGTGGCTGCTCCTGAATCCGCGAACAACGCCGCTTCTGTAGGAGCCTTTGTCCCACTTCTCGCCCTGGGGGTACCGGGCTCGGCCACTACAGCCGTACTTCTGGGAGCGTTAATGATGTTTAACTTGCGCCCAGGCCCACTGATATTTCAACGAGCACCTGAGTTTGTCTGGGGGCTTATAGCGTCAATGTACGTGGGCAACGTTATGCTCGTAGCGCTAATGCTCTTATTCATAGCCGCTT
Coding sequences within:
- a CDS encoding tripartite tricarboxylate transporter TctB family protein, which translates into the protein MKRGTQISAVVLLLLAIYIMVTSINKLGYKLNGLPGPGYAPFWIAVFLVFFALGVLWEAKRLPGGSIFTRQTLKMLAILTIAGIITIVLALFLGLLTSLSLVAGALVWFLGGSLKQAVLTVPTVGICFYLLFQRLLMVSFPKGPFGF
- a CDS encoding tripartite tricarboxylate transporter permease yields the protein METLELLIDGFAVALQGQNLLACLIGVIGGVTIGALPGLGPSTGVAVLLPLTFGRDPTTAIIMLAGIYYGAMFGGAISSILINTPGDSAAVMTCVDGNPLAQQGRAGAALGMASLASFIGGTISIIIFTFLAPKLAEAVLWFGPPEYFALMVMGLSTVSGLTGKSPFKGMTSMLVGLALSTVGVDLVTGKPRFCFGRPELFSGIEFITVALGLFGIAELINLAAGEGGQLKRTEVKLSFKNMLPNKEDWGHSWPHILRGTFLGFFIGMLPGAGGTIASFISYSTAKRRSKRPQLFGKGAIEGVAAPESANNAASVGAFVPLLALGVPGSATTAVLLGALMMFNLRPGPLIFQRAPEFVWGLIASMYVGNVMLVALMLLFIAAFVRVLDIPVHLLVASVFALILAGSFSLNVGLFEVGITVAFGAIGYIMKRLEYPPAPLVLALVLGHMLENSFRQSMIMSRGDISIFFTRPISLILIVIAVAAVVIPAIRSSRRGSISRT
- a CDS encoding Bug family tripartite tricarboxylate transporter substrate binding protein; amino-acid sequence: MKKLVTLLAVLGLILGLCSFGPAWAAYPEKPITLVVPFSAGGGSDVMARAIAKVFQDEKLLPQPLVVENRPGGSGAVGYAYVARRAGDPYIIATVSSSFWTTPLTAESPVSYKDFTPISGLGLDPFLLMVNPKSPYKTLEDVIKAAKEKPMGLTMGGTSLSDDRVCTGLLEKAAGIKFNYVPFEGGGEAMTALLGGHVDLCWANPGEALNQLEAGRAVALAVSVEERLAKLPDVPTFSEAGYPQVVHYQLRGIVAPKNVPEEAVKVLEAAFKKLHDSQAWQKDYMERFMVMSRYYNAKDFANAIVERNDAYTVVYKEIGVLK